From one Amphiura filiformis chromosome 13, Afil_fr2py, whole genome shotgun sequence genomic stretch:
- the LOC140168264 gene encoding uncharacterized protein isoform X2 has protein sequence MLRKYIHCTDPQRQKPVRTVVLYCLQLHSRTSMLELTFMIHRYYISNCKLPTVASEDYSLELLAASLQDMYARIDFHDILIH, from the exons ATGCTCCGAAAGT ATATACATTGTACTGATCCACAGAGACAGAAGCCAGTGAGGACTGTGGTATTGTATTGCTTGCAGCTTCACTCCAGGACATCTATGCTAGAGTTAACTTTTATG ATCCACAGATATTATATCTCCAATTGTAAACTACCAACAGTAGCTAGTGAGGACTATAGCCTTGAATTGCTTGCTGCTTCACTCCAGGACATGTATGCtagaattgactttcatg ATATATTGATCCACTGA